The following proteins come from a genomic window of Trichoplusia ni isolate ovarian cell line Hi5 chromosome 16, tn1, whole genome shotgun sequence:
- the LOC113501750 gene encoding kinase suppressor of Ras 2 isoform X1 → MDAENEYEIKRVRDAIQTIETIQSMIDVSADRLEGLRTQCSTSAELTQQEIRTLEGKLVKHFSRQLVIKASFGEELRRELGDVPCLAQWLRVVGLTPDSIEAVCSRVATLESLQERSDHEMRALLAGARDEEVLRLCRAMQRLRTYIEALGRGEAGAELQLFWDSWERGVRASPRAPRARHNHDHPHNKKGGKSPPTPVAKRKSNTTLPPPAALTKSRSHESQLSVRPDASDLSDNSQSSALGAAEAGGEGGAGSVPGSPRHEPAPEPEPDLTPQHRPPHNYNHHGAAAAPRSPRTPTVSRCMAHDIAHRFTKTFNMIATCDYCDKQMLFGSGLKCKECKFKCHRDCESKVPPSCGLPPEFVDAFKEKFHKDGGYYAYVSPLPGRGAGFLSSLTHRRRHHAPPAAHHSPYLERGAGAGGPDSSSNTSSCNSSTPSSPALAPPLTPHHHLHHPPTTKQQFHFPVELKPVVSSPNHVTIQSPARQHDNKEDLTASVKSGDSSRCVSLSGSGSTDSGGCGRGDSLDLHNKHPDERWPRQNSLSMKEWDIPYDELKLFEVIGTGRFGTVFRGSWHGAVAVKVLHVLSDDCVPLDTFKHEVATFRKTRHENLVLFMGACMKPPRLAIVTSLCKGMTLYTHIHLRKDKFTANKSVIVAQQISQGMGYLHARGIIHKDLKTKNIFLENGKVVITDFGLFSVTKLCFGNKLVQSVRGDSLGIPAGWLCYLAPELCRALTPHASLHLPFSKATDVYAFGTVWYELLCGEYPFKSQPPEAVIWQVGKGVKQSLANMQASRDIKDILMLCWSYRSAERPDFPHLLSTLQKLPRKRLARSPSHPVHLSRSADSVF, encoded by the exons ATGGATGCAGAGAACGAGTACGAAATTAAGAGAGTTCGTGATGCAATTCAAACGATAGAGACTATCCAGTCCATGATCGACGTTTCAGCTGATAGACTCGAGGGTTTACGGACGCAATGCTCGACGAGCGCCGAGCTGACACAGCAGGAGATCCGGACCCTGGAG GGCAAGCTGGTGAAGCACTTCTCCCGTCAACTGGTGATCAAGGCCAGCTTCGGTGAGGAGCTGCGGCGAGAGCTCGGCGACGTGCCGTGCCTCGCGCAATGGCTCAGGGTAGTTGGACTTACCCCTGACTCTATAGAG GCGGTATGTTCCCGCGTGGCGACGTTGGAGTCACTGCAGGAGCGCTCCGACCACGAGATGCGCGCGTTACTGGCGGGCGCGCGCGACGAGGAGGTACTGCGGCTGTGTCGCGCCATGCAGCGGCTGCGGACTTATATAG AGGCGCTGGGTcgcggcgaggcgggcgcggaGCTGCAGCTGTTCTGGGACTCGTGGGAGCGCGGGGTGCGCGCCTCGccgcgcgcgccccgcgccAGGCACAACCACGACCACCCGCACAACAAGAAAG GTGGAAAATCTCCCCCCACGCCCGTAGctaaaagaaaatcaaacacGACCCTCCCTCCTCCCGCAGCACTGACGAAGTCACGGTCGCATGAATCCCAGCTGTCTGTCAGACCAGACGCATCAGATCTCAG CGACAACAGCCAGTCGTCAGCGCTGGGCGCggcggaggcgggcggcgagggCGGCGCGGGCTCCGTCCCCGGCTCCCCGCGACACGAGCCCGCGCCCGAGCCCGAGCCCGACCTCACGCCGCAACACCGCCCGCCGCACAACTACAACCACCAT GGGGCGGcggccgcgccgcgctcgccgcgcaCGCCCACCGTGTCGCGCTGCATGGCGCACGACATCGCGCACCGCTTCACCAAGACCTTCAACATGATCGCCACCTGCGACTACTGCGACAAGCAGATGCTCTTCGGCTCCGGCCTCAAGTGCAAGGAGTGCAAGTTCAAGTGCCACAG AGACTGCGAAAGTAAAGTACCTCCTTCGTGCGGCCTACCGCCTGAATTTGTTGACGCTTTCAAAGAAAAGTTTCACAAAGATG GCGGCTACTACGCGTACGTGTCCCCGCTGCCGGGTCGCGGCGCGGGCTTCCTGTCGTCGCTGACGCACCGCCGCCGACAtcacgcgccgcccgccgcgcatCACTCG CCGTACCTggagcgcggcgcgggcgcgggcgggccgGACTCGTCGTCCAACACGTCGTCGTGCAACAGCTCGACGCCGTCCTCCCCCGCGCTGGCGCCGCCACTCACGCCCCACCACCACCTGCACCACCCGCCCACCACCAAGCAGCAGTTCCACTTCCCAG TAGAACTAAAGCCAGTGGTGTCTAGTCCTAACCACGTGACGATACAGTCGCCGGCGAGACAGCACGACAATAAGGAAGACCTCACCGCCAGCGTAAAAAGTG GCGACAGTTCCCGCTGCGTGTCGCTGTCGGGCTCGGGCAGTACGGACAGCGGCGGCTGCGGGCGCGGGGACTCGCTCGACCTGCACAACAAGCACCCCGACGAGCGCTGGCCGAGGCAGAATAGC TTATCGATGAAGGAGTGGGACATCCCGTACGACGAGCTGAAGCTGTTCGAGGTGATAGGCACGGGGCGCTTCGGCACGGTGTTCCGCGGCAGCTGGCACGGCGCCGTCGCCGTCAAGGTGCTGCACGTGCTCAGCGACGACTGCGTGCCGCTCGACACCTTCAAGCATGAG GTGGCGACATTCCGTAAGACCCGTCACGAGAACCTAGTTCTGTTCATGGGCGCGTGCATGAAGCCGCCGCGACTCGCCATCGTCACCTCGCTGTGTAAGGGAATGACGCTCTACACGCACATCCATCTCAGGAAAGACAAGTTCACCGCCAACAAAAGTGTTATTGTCGCGCAACAGATATCACAG GGTATGGGCTACCTGCACGCGCGCGGCATCATCCACAAAGACCTGAAAACAAAGAACATATTCCTTGAGAACGGCAAGGTGGTCATCACGGACTTCGGCCTCTTTAGTGTCACTAAACTCTGTTTTGGGAACAAGTTGGTGCAAAG CGTCCGCGGCGACAGCCTGGGCATCCCGGCGGGCTGGCTGTGCTACCTGGCGCCCGAGCTGTGTCGCGCGCTCACGCCGCACGCCTCGCTGCACCTGCCCTTCTCCAAGGCCACCGACGTCTATGCCTTCGG GACGGTATGGTACGAGCTCCTCTGCGGCGAGTATCCCTTCAAGAGTCAACCCCCAGAAGCCGTCATCTGGCAGGTCGGCAAGGGCGTCAAACAGTCGCTAGCGAATATGCAGGCATCTAGAGATATCAAG GACATCCTGATGCTGTGCTGGTCGTACCGCAGCGCGGAGCGGCCGGACTTCCCGCACCTGCTGAGCACGCTGCAGAAGCTGCCCCGCAAGCGGCTGGCGCGCTCGCCCAGCCACCCCGTGCACCTGTCGCGCTCCGCAGACTCCGTGTTCTGA
- the LOC113501750 gene encoding kinase suppressor of Ras 2 isoform X2 — protein MDAENEYEIKRVRDAIQTIETIQSMIDVSADRLEGLRTQCSTSAELTQQEIRTLEGKLVKHFSRQLVIKASFGEELRRELGDVPCLAQWLRVVGLTPDSIEAVCSRVATLESLQERSDHEMRALLAGARDEEVLRLCRAMQRLRTYIEALGRGEAGAELQLFWDSWERGVRASPRAPRARHNHDHPHNKKGGKSPPTPVAKRKSNTTLPPPAALTKSRSHESQLSVRPDASDLSDNSQSSALGAAEAGGEGGAGSVPGSPRHEPAPEPEPDLTPQHRPPHNYNHHGAAAAPRSPRTPTVSRCMAHDIAHRFTKTFNMIATCDYCDKQMLFGSGLKCKECKFKCHRDCESKVPPSCGLPPEFVDAFKEKFHKDGGYYAYVSPLPGRGAGFLSSLTHRRRHHAPPAAHHSPYLERGAGAGGPDSSSNTSSCNSSTPSSPALAPPLTPHHHLHHPPTTKQQFHFPELKPVVSSPNHVTIQSPARQHDNKEDLTASVKSGDSSRCVSLSGSGSTDSGGCGRGDSLDLHNKHPDERWPRQNSLSMKEWDIPYDELKLFEVIGTGRFGTVFRGSWHGAVAVKVLHVLSDDCVPLDTFKHEVATFRKTRHENLVLFMGACMKPPRLAIVTSLCKGMTLYTHIHLRKDKFTANKSVIVAQQISQGMGYLHARGIIHKDLKTKNIFLENGKVVITDFGLFSVTKLCFGNKLVQSVRGDSLGIPAGWLCYLAPELCRALTPHASLHLPFSKATDVYAFGTVWYELLCGEYPFKSQPPEAVIWQVGKGVKQSLANMQASRDIKDILMLCWSYRSAERPDFPHLLSTLQKLPRKRLARSPSHPVHLSRSADSVF, from the exons ATGGATGCAGAGAACGAGTACGAAATTAAGAGAGTTCGTGATGCAATTCAAACGATAGAGACTATCCAGTCCATGATCGACGTTTCAGCTGATAGACTCGAGGGTTTACGGACGCAATGCTCGACGAGCGCCGAGCTGACACAGCAGGAGATCCGGACCCTGGAG GGCAAGCTGGTGAAGCACTTCTCCCGTCAACTGGTGATCAAGGCCAGCTTCGGTGAGGAGCTGCGGCGAGAGCTCGGCGACGTGCCGTGCCTCGCGCAATGGCTCAGGGTAGTTGGACTTACCCCTGACTCTATAGAG GCGGTATGTTCCCGCGTGGCGACGTTGGAGTCACTGCAGGAGCGCTCCGACCACGAGATGCGCGCGTTACTGGCGGGCGCGCGCGACGAGGAGGTACTGCGGCTGTGTCGCGCCATGCAGCGGCTGCGGACTTATATAG AGGCGCTGGGTcgcggcgaggcgggcgcggaGCTGCAGCTGTTCTGGGACTCGTGGGAGCGCGGGGTGCGCGCCTCGccgcgcgcgccccgcgccAGGCACAACCACGACCACCCGCACAACAAGAAAG GTGGAAAATCTCCCCCCACGCCCGTAGctaaaagaaaatcaaacacGACCCTCCCTCCTCCCGCAGCACTGACGAAGTCACGGTCGCATGAATCCCAGCTGTCTGTCAGACCAGACGCATCAGATCTCAG CGACAACAGCCAGTCGTCAGCGCTGGGCGCggcggaggcgggcggcgagggCGGCGCGGGCTCCGTCCCCGGCTCCCCGCGACACGAGCCCGCGCCCGAGCCCGAGCCCGACCTCACGCCGCAACACCGCCCGCCGCACAACTACAACCACCAT GGGGCGGcggccgcgccgcgctcgccgcgcaCGCCCACCGTGTCGCGCTGCATGGCGCACGACATCGCGCACCGCTTCACCAAGACCTTCAACATGATCGCCACCTGCGACTACTGCGACAAGCAGATGCTCTTCGGCTCCGGCCTCAAGTGCAAGGAGTGCAAGTTCAAGTGCCACAG AGACTGCGAAAGTAAAGTACCTCCTTCGTGCGGCCTACCGCCTGAATTTGTTGACGCTTTCAAAGAAAAGTTTCACAAAGATG GCGGCTACTACGCGTACGTGTCCCCGCTGCCGGGTCGCGGCGCGGGCTTCCTGTCGTCGCTGACGCACCGCCGCCGACAtcacgcgccgcccgccgcgcatCACTCG CCGTACCTggagcgcggcgcgggcgcgggcgggccgGACTCGTCGTCCAACACGTCGTCGTGCAACAGCTCGACGCCGTCCTCCCCCGCGCTGGCGCCGCCACTCACGCCCCACCACCACCTGCACCACCCGCCCACCACCAAGCAGCAGTTCCACTTCCCAG AACTAAAGCCAGTGGTGTCTAGTCCTAACCACGTGACGATACAGTCGCCGGCGAGACAGCACGACAATAAGGAAGACCTCACCGCCAGCGTAAAAAGTG GCGACAGTTCCCGCTGCGTGTCGCTGTCGGGCTCGGGCAGTACGGACAGCGGCGGCTGCGGGCGCGGGGACTCGCTCGACCTGCACAACAAGCACCCCGACGAGCGCTGGCCGAGGCAGAATAGC TTATCGATGAAGGAGTGGGACATCCCGTACGACGAGCTGAAGCTGTTCGAGGTGATAGGCACGGGGCGCTTCGGCACGGTGTTCCGCGGCAGCTGGCACGGCGCCGTCGCCGTCAAGGTGCTGCACGTGCTCAGCGACGACTGCGTGCCGCTCGACACCTTCAAGCATGAG GTGGCGACATTCCGTAAGACCCGTCACGAGAACCTAGTTCTGTTCATGGGCGCGTGCATGAAGCCGCCGCGACTCGCCATCGTCACCTCGCTGTGTAAGGGAATGACGCTCTACACGCACATCCATCTCAGGAAAGACAAGTTCACCGCCAACAAAAGTGTTATTGTCGCGCAACAGATATCACAG GGTATGGGCTACCTGCACGCGCGCGGCATCATCCACAAAGACCTGAAAACAAAGAACATATTCCTTGAGAACGGCAAGGTGGTCATCACGGACTTCGGCCTCTTTAGTGTCACTAAACTCTGTTTTGGGAACAAGTTGGTGCAAAG CGTCCGCGGCGACAGCCTGGGCATCCCGGCGGGCTGGCTGTGCTACCTGGCGCCCGAGCTGTGTCGCGCGCTCACGCCGCACGCCTCGCTGCACCTGCCCTTCTCCAAGGCCACCGACGTCTATGCCTTCGG GACGGTATGGTACGAGCTCCTCTGCGGCGAGTATCCCTTCAAGAGTCAACCCCCAGAAGCCGTCATCTGGCAGGTCGGCAAGGGCGTCAAACAGTCGCTAGCGAATATGCAGGCATCTAGAGATATCAAG GACATCCTGATGCTGTGCTGGTCGTACCGCAGCGCGGAGCGGCCGGACTTCCCGCACCTGCTGAGCACGCTGCAGAAGCTGCCCCGCAAGCGGCTGGCGCGCTCGCCCAGCCACCCCGTGCACCTGTCGCGCTCCGCAGACTCCGTGTTCTGA